In Drosophila santomea strain STO CAGO 1482 chromosome 3L, Prin_Dsan_1.1, whole genome shotgun sequence, a single window of DNA contains:
- the LOC120449195 gene encoding pericentrin isoform X1: MNLYTLYDWITSLLRPPSASVSYKAIEAASLEELPATSVSTSVATSVSTATSTAATSRATGAAATCVEVEFVPTLNIIFEKPTASSEQQSAEKSEHVASGVSDKEPADDCDSDSNDSTRTYIISRSSWTGVTSSSTPYAVTSTDTAELLRRQNNLSLTEDDQSVSSFSIEQPTSSMTIDMADQRTTTTTTTTTTATTPSRSNVVATTATTTTTTSSSIEEEIEEAIEISEVEEQLNTPQESLSEAAAYARPKDEQSSAKSLTSNPAEDEDADEFRIDDAQLSGGQLAQHFLVDEDDSEEASNSPAASKVDVSLSSNDEDFDISLPLEQMKPVHSLHEDEETVDHSLSNQSTTDDVSELVEEPVQETEDKTEGSAAISASAPQETQVDESQITEEQDHSMEEIVATNESIEVTYEAEETLNTSRKEDLVTDLDEESEEQVQVDIRPTSTSTLQALKLPALQQPQILERKAATALTTLRLQADVMEPLELTILEMEENEDDDDDDDEESSLQLMKLRLMAMNQQMIVDNAPKLSPTEAEQTQVTSSGSNLELKQMERVPLNEFSKDVLEDITEESERLLSMSTTIEEEQDPPSLSLDESKTLQQPGAHKAGGSSSSLVSLNMLKQLEAKVQELHTQLETKDNCLASLNLQLETARRESSAGPASARDSSSLMTNSTEYRTLQDELGGPTLDIYVEMSRRDELIAKLTDSLQQSLNVRDKLQADSDRLGGEVQNLRRQLQETIEAVKRSSAVWPDQECNPGQRISEISMDLISESDDDLDRHFLTDNEERGSRSSKERQLPQFQANEESGLQASNPDWTPAFSKQIEQFHTYLLPTEQRIFQMVQRKFDDYLNQQIALCRDLGAQELKIARDQWESEKLTSEQSQQAAHAKQMEDLRKYFEHKCADLEKQFSDDVFSHKSQHQGGDSSSECSEADQLPEEAVAAVSSKEPSPRKRKRAELLLSPSHRQMTPCGLDSLGENTAQTGKDNTVDMADLKIFYQTHIKELKRAHEDQVRKLSDRIKFYERRQGDDDYKPATESPQRTCPDQASAEGVANTSLIIIDEDELNFNNESQVIQRIIEEYERRLQEQLALARQDIATELEQQIQSLLSENTVDDQHWPKELILLREKFTAKSQLEITQLNIKHAEEMSRVKLEFEKQLNRKNKRHLTFDAARDLEQVICERDGLRELSKSFRNVLCRLAKCVANCEEDLNATLSEEVQRLLFHSRSQDGADDLEVTLSGSLNNTKQMLRVPDVHSLLEVVEDPSLVQFIDSKSNEEPSEDFDLNDCLERLKSEASYLLHLSEDLHKQRAHDESSEHLDEPEKQEHELCCEAEDGLKTTAAVHQQVLSKFLRTNSLNDQQMGVAHQRKNSNPEAGKSHSSLPPDLQEHVGNASELTFQLVQLKNRLIKSEADRQNLQQQLSHTIDRNAELGQELQALRDQLSQLNSLNHTDYNEGYGLGTMKSLQEQGLDQSSASFLALQERARHLLSSSPVKEQPSRDLGNSTVTLLQMIEDFCREGDKVVECSKKDREDLQSQIDTADKQLKDTRRFLEDQAAEREQERDEFQREIERLKAQLRDKEKEHSSYANASEEYAQLESQFREVNQQLSESNAKRDKFEVELKASIDKIFVLREIISELETQVQTKALNEQVLAEKAKQLEEYVSLQMRDNDVLQQEVHSLKTDIGEGYQSRIRLLEEKLQQSRPTAEQGVVLSQVAEKLRDIETTLDQKTKVLESLHNSNAASNSASLSVTEDVSIHGSKEPTAVGSPSHPSLTVEGVQRVTEKLDRHTRVEEAAIKRIRDLEMQVHQMRAACVELQYERDSLQGRMDEQTQRISTLQNRLEEQRQRAEQLHRAGTSDLNTRVHELQGEVQNLSEQLAARDKQMATLRQQLERSKEEIMRLEAGVTVRTQPDRSLVDKLQAEVQQKAAEIGKLKDKIRTEMINRLAIPDLMETMLADKNDEIDHLRDQLEAKEKELQAAHQDASLISSPAGAAGKQEGSGGGKLSGRTLSDIGSITEFPEPDVERRAAMRSMNAPLQMSEGAGGFLHQTMETSKEAVANLTHKRTDDLSGFIIPYPVNTFEHPHYFQAMGVTAQSTEGLTPGLVPRQINFSNLTEDSKLKTPSMLMHTPVMPKPTTPPEIHQLRVKLSDLQSDKQRQQSELENKLHDLQKELEQEKEKLSRQAQSLRSYEESEVKYRLRIETLESKVLETAAQAASDRENLRKELNCVSAAHEQCEDAAAARKRELEKLNSEVKIKADQLQAALRRCGDLELQVLTLERDLERLKNSENSSKQYSVDEIAQQVEKELNYSAQLDSNILKAIESEEENNLDKKLQKGVQTEEETLPGTGNGTDDENFTGERELLNQLEALRAQLAVEREQCDAISKELLGEKQHSQDIQEQDVIIIEAMRKRLETALDAEDELHKQLDQERERCERLQTQLTSLQRAESRRNSSLLLKSPGDSPRKSPRADFESELGDRLRSEIKLLVAQNERERERSADAQRSSERERQRYENELQERVAYCERLKQEMEKLSRDKESAETELEHFNERLTLQASEIESLEARLVTLQEAETRRANTRTRQHQENVKLQAEIHELKSKLLAAEAARDCLEQKVTQLRFDVSRSGQREAKLAEALAQANDRLAHSTDDNVPAQFLQKMKEINALLAENTAENRQMAETVQFLVGERIALQKKCEELGGAGNTNVTELEERCRQLIGRYLRVESHRKALVYQKRYLKLTLEGYQASEQLALQNLRGGAPQPPQRNIKKKFKTVALAIIAIQRIKYIGRIWHTGKRIVSKSVFTITQQRSPGLNLNVAPPQSPLPGPNSNPPTNNNNLMGRLSYAPLSPPMVNFSTVQPIMLPSDFTLQAPTTSLQSTIANNNSENNLPSLARLDWPTMQKPKRAHARHH, encoded by the exons ATGAATCTGTACACTCTATACGATTGG ATCACATCGCTGCTCCGGCCGCCCAGTGCCAGTGTAAGCTATAAGGCGATCGAAGCGGCGTCTCTGGAAGAATTGCCAGCAACATCCGTGTCAACATCCGTGGCAACATCTGTGTCAACAGCAACATCCACAGCTGCAACATCACGCGCCACTGGAGCGGCAGCAACTTGTGTGGAAGTTGAGTTCGTGCCCACGCTAAATATCATATTTGAGAAGCCGACTGCGTCGAGTGAGCAACAGTCCGCCGAGAAATCGGAACATGTGGCCAGTGGTGTGTCCGATAAGGAACCAGCAGATGATTGCGACTCCGATTCCAATGATTCCACGCGCACGTACATAATCTCGCGGAGCAGTTGGACGGGTGTAACATCGAGTAGCACCCCATATGCGGTTACATCCACGGATACCGCCGAACTACTCAGGCGCCAGAACAATCTCAGTCTCACGGAGGACGATCAGTCGGTGTCGTCGTTCAGCATTGAGCAGCCCACCAGTTCCATGACCATTGACATGGCCGATCAGCGGACAACCACGACGACCACAACAACGACGACGGCAACAACGCCGAGCAGGTCTAATGTTGTGGCCACAACAGCAACGACCACAACCACAACGAGCAGTAGTATTGAGGAGGAGATCGAAGAGGCCATCGAGATCAGTgaggtggaggagcagctgaaTACTCCACAGGAATCTCTATCGGAGGCGGCTGCCTATGCCCGGCCAAAGGATGAGCAATCAAGTGCCAAAAGTTTGACTAGCAATCCGGCAGAGGATGAGGATGCCGATGAGTTTCGCATCGATGATGCCCAGCTATCTGGTGGTCAGTTGGCTCAGCACTTCCTGGTCGATGAGGATGACAGCGAAGAGGCTTCAAATTCTCCAGCTGCCTCCAAAGTGGATGTTAGTCTCTCCTCTAACGATGAAGACTTTGATATTAGTTTGCCACTGGAGCAGATGAAACCGGTGCATTCCCTGCACGAGGATGAGGAGACTGTAGATCATAGTCTAAGTAACCAAAGCACTACGGATGATGTATCCGAGTTGGTTGAGGAACCAGTCCAGGAGACGGAAGACAAAACCGAAGGCAGTGCTGCCATTAGTGCCAGTGCTCCGCAGGAAACTCAGGTAGACGAAAGCCAAATAACCGAAGAGCAGGATCACTCAATGGAGGAAATAGTGGCCACAAATGAATCGATTGAGGTGACGTACGAGGCTGAGGAAACACTCAATACTTCGCGTAAAGAAGATTTAGTCACTGATTTGGATGAAGAGTCAGAGGAACAGGTGCAAGTGGACATCAGACCCACTTCTACTTCTACTCTGCAAGCATTGAAGCTTCCTGCGCTGCAACAACCTCAGATTTTAGAAAGAAAAGCTGCTACAGCATTGACCACATTGCGTCTGCAAGCAGATGTGATGGAGCCCTTAGAGTTAACCATTCTAGAAATGGAGGAGAATGaagatgatgacgacgacgatgatgaggagAGTTCCCTGCAGCTAATGAAACTGCGATTGATGGCCATGAATCAGCAAATGATTGTGGACAATGCACCCAAACTTTCGCCCACGGAAGCGGAGCAAACACAAGTAaccagcagcggcagcaacttAGAACTCAAGCAAATGGAGCGAGTGCCTCTCAACGAGTTCTCCAAGGATGTTCTGGAGGATATCACTGAGGAAAGCGAGAGACTGCTCTCCATGAGCACAACTATCGAAGAGGAGCAGGATCCGCCTTCGCTCTCCTTAGACGAGTCTAAAACTCTGCAGCAGCCTGGAGCACATAAAGCTGGAGGCAGCAGTTCCAGTCTGGTGAGCCTAAATATGCTGAAGCAACTGGAGGCCAAAGTACAGGAACTGCACACCCAACTGGAGACCAAGGACAACTGTTTGGCGTCGCTGAATCTGCAGCTTGAGACAGCAAGAAGGGAATCTAGTGCGGGCCCAGCTTCGGCACGGGATTCCAGTTCGCTAATGACCAATTCGACAGAGTACCGCACTCTTCAGGATGAACTAGGCGGACCG ACATTGGACATTTATGTGGAGATGTCGCGGAGGGATGAGTTGATTGCGAAGCTAACCGATTCACTGCAGCAATCGCTGAATGTGCGTGACAAGCTGCAGGCGGACTCAGATCGTCTGGGCGGCGAAGTCCAGAACTTACGTAGGCAACTTCAAGAGACGATCGAGGCGGTGAAACGTTCGAGTGCCGTCTGGCCAGATCAAGAATGCAATCCCGGTCAACGTATCTCGGAGATCTCCATGGATTTGATCAGCGAAAGCGATGATGATCTGGATCGTCATTTTCTCACGGACAACGAAGAGCGCGGATCACGTAGCTCCAAGGAAAGGCAGCTACCTCAGTTCCAAGCCAACGAGGAATCGGGACTGCAGGCCTCAAATCCAGATTGGACACCGGCATTTAGCAAGCAAATCGAGCAGTTCCACACATATCTTTTGCCCACCGAACAGCGCATCTTCCAGATGGTGCAGCGCAAGTTCGACGACTACTTGAACCAACAGATTGCCTTGTGTCGTGATCTTGGCGCCCAGGAGCTAAAGATTGCCCGCGATCAGTGGGAGAGTGAGAAGCTGACCAGCGAACAGAGCCAGCAGGCAGCTCATGCCAAGCAAATGGAGGACCTGCGCAAGTACTTTGAGCACAAGTGCGCCGATCTGGAGAAGCAATTCTCGGACGATGTCTTCTCGCACAAATCACAACATCAGGGGGGGGACAGTTCATCCGAGTGCTCTGAGGCAGATCAGTTGCCCGAGGAAGCCGTTGCCGCAGTGTCCTCCAAGGAACCTTCTCCCCGCAAACGGAAGCGAGCTGAGTTGCTGCTTAGTCCCAGTCACAGGCAAATGACTCCTTGTGGCTTGGATTCGCTGGGAGAAAATACTGCACAAACTGGAAAAGAC aatactGTGGATATGGCCGACCTCAAGATCTTTTATCAAACCCACATCAAGGAGCTGAAGCGCGCGCATGAAGATCAGGTGCGCAAGCTGAGCGATCGGATCAAGTTCTATGAGCGCCGGCAGGGTGATGATGACTATAAG CCTGCAACCGAATCACCCCAACGTACCTGCCCGGATCAGGCATCCGCAGAGGGAGTCGCGAATACCTCACTGATCATCATCGATGAGGATGAGTTGAATTTCAACAACGAGTCGCAGGTGATCCAGCGCATCATCGAGGAGTACGAGAGGAGATTGCAGGAGCAATTGGCCTTGGCGCGGCAGGACATCGCCACCGAGTTGGAGCAGCAGATTCAG AGTTTATTGTCGGAGAACACCGTGGACGATCAGCATTGGCCCAAGGAGCTGATCTTGCTGCGCGAGAAGTTTACGGCCAAGAGTCAACTGGAGATCACTCAGCTGAACATTAAACATGCCGAAGAG ATGTCGCGGGTGAAATTAGAATTTGAAAAGCAGCTGAATCGGAAGAACAAGCGCCATCTGACCTTCGATGCTGCCCGTGACCTGGAGCAGGTGATCTGCGAACGAGATGGATTGCGGGAGCTGTCCAAGAGTTTCCGCAACGTACTCTGCCGGCTGGCCAAGTGTGTGGCCAACTGTGAGGAGGATTTGAATGCCACACTCTCCGAGGAGGTGCAACGCCTGCTCTTCCACAGTCGCAGTCAAGATGGGGCTGATGATCTGGAGGTTACGCTCAGTGGCTCCCTGAATAACACGAAGCAAATGCTCCGTGTGCCGGATGTGCACAGTCTGCTGGAAGTTGTGGAGGATCCCAGTCTGGTGCAGTTCATCGACAGCAAGAGCAACGAAGAGCCCAGCGAGGACTTCGATTTGAATGATTGCCTGGAGCGTCTGAAGTCGGAAGCTTCCTACCTGTTGCATTTGTCAGAGGACTTGCACAAGCAGCGGGCACATGACGAGTCGTCGGAGCACTTGGACGAACCGGAAAAACAGGAGCATGAGCTCTGCTGCGAGGCGGAAGATGGTCTGAAGACCACAGCTGCGGTGCATCAACAAGTGCTGTCCAAATTCCTGCGCACAAATTCCTTGAACGATCAGCAAATGGGCGTGGCCCATCAGAGGAAGAACAGCAATCCCGAGGCGGGAAAATCACACTCCTCCCTACCACCAGATCTTCAGGAGCATGTGGGAAATGCCTCCGAGCTGACCTTCCAGCTTGTGCAGCTGAAGAATCGCTTGATTAAATCGGAGGCAGATCGTCAGAacttgcaacagcaactgagTCATACTATTGATCGCAATGCGGAGCTAGGACAGGAGCTGCAAGCTCTAAGGGATCAGCTGTCCCAGTTGAACTCCCTCAACCACACCGATTACAATGAGGGCTATGGCTTGGGCACGATGAAGAGCTTGCAGGAACAGGGATTGGATCAATCATCGGCCAGTTTCCTTGCCCTCCAAGAGCGAGCGCGTCACTTGCTTTCATCCTCTCCGGTCAAGGAGCAACCCTCGAGAGATCTGGGCAATTCCACCGTCACCTTGCTGCAGATGATCGAGGACTTTTGCCGCGAGGGCGACAAGGTGGTGGAGTGCAGCAAAAAGGACCGCGAGGATCTGCAGTCTCAG atcGATACCGCTGACAAGCAGCTGAAGGATACCAGGCGATTCCTGGAGGATCAGGCCGCCGAACGCGAACAGGAACGCGATGAGTTCCAGCGCGAAATCGAGCGGCTAAAGGCTCAATTGCGCGACAAAGAGAAGGAGCACAGCTCCTATGCCAATGCCTCCGAGGAG TACGCACAACTGGAGAGTCAGTTCAGGGAGGTAAATCAGCAGCTGAGCGAGTCGAATGCCAAGCGGGATAAGTTCGAGGTGGAACTGAAGGCTTCAATTGATAAGATCTTCGTGCTGCGGGAGATCATCTCGGAGCTGGAAACTCAAGTCCAAACCAAGGCACTCAATGAACAAGTTCTGGCCGAGAAGGCCAAGCAACTGGAGGAATATGTGAGCTTGCAGATGCGGGACAACGATGTCCTGCAGCAGGAGGTGCACAGCCTGAAGACGGACATCGGCGAGGGCTATCAGTCCCGTATCCGATTGCTGGAGGAGAAGCTGCAACAGAGTAGACCAACGGCAGAACAAGGTGTGGTCCTGAGTCAGGTGGCGGAAAAACTAAGAGACATTGAAACCACGCTGGATCAGAAGACCAAGGTTCTGGAATCTCTGCACAACTCCAACGCAGCCTCCAATTCGGCCAGCTTAAGTGTCACCGAAGATGTGTCCATTCATGGAAGCAAGGAGCCCACGGCAGTGGGTTCACCCTCGCATCCATCGCTCACCGTGGAAGGTGTCCAACGCGTCACTGAAAAGCTGGACCGGCACACTCGCGTCGAGGAGGCGGCCATCAAGCGGATTCGCGACCTGGAGATGCAGGTTCATCAAATGCGCGCCGCTTGCGTG GAGCTCCAGTATGAGCGGGACTCGCTGCAGGGTCGCATGGACGAGCAGACGCAGCGTATTTCTACACTCCAAAATCGCCTGGAGGAGCAACGCCAGCGGGCGGAGCAACTCCATCGGGCTGGCACATCCGATCTGAATACCCGAGTCCATGAACTCCAGGGTGAGGTCCAGAACCTGAGCGAGCAACTGGCGGCGCGGGACAAGCAGATGGCCACCCTGCGACAGCAACTGGAGCGCAGCAAGGAGGAGATAATGCGACTGGAGGCGGGAGTCACGGTGCGCACACAACCAGATCGCAGTCTGGTGGACAAACTGCAGGCTGAAGTGCAGCAAAAGGCAGCAGAGATCGGAAAGCTAAAGGATAAGATACGCACGGAGATGATCAACCGCCTGGCTATTCCGGATCTCATGGAGACTATGCTGGCGGACAAGAACGATGAGATCGATCACCTGCGCGATCAACTGGAGGCCAAGGAGAAGGAACTGCAGGCAGCTCATCAGGATGCCAGCCTGATTTCATCcccagctggagcagcaggcAAACAGGAGGGAAGTGGTGGTGGCAAGTTGAGTGGCCGAACCCTAAGCGATATCGGATCGATTACCGAGTTCCCCGAGCCGGATGTGGAGCGTCGGGCAGCCATGCGAAGTATGAACGCTCCCTTGCAGATGAGCGAAGGTGCGGGCGGCTTCCTGCATCAGACAATG GAAACTTCTAAGGAAGCCGTGGCCAACTTAACACACAAGCGCACCGATGACCTAAGTGGTTTCATTATACCCTACCCGGTCAACACTTTCGAGCACCCGCACTACTTCCAGGCTATGGGAGTCACTGCCCAGAGCACCGAAGGTCTAACGCCTGGTCTGGTGCCGAGGCAGATCAACTTCTCCAACCTAACGGAGGATTCCAAGCTAAAGACGCCCAGTATGCTGATGCACACACCGGTTATGCCCAAGCCAACAACTCCTCCAGAGATTCACCAGCTGCGTGTGAAGCTATCCGATTTGCAAAGCGATAAGCAGCGACAGCAGAGTGAATTGGAGAACAAGTTACACGATTTGCAAAAGGAActggagcaggagaaggagaaaCTGAGTCGTCAAGCGCAAAGTCTGCGGAGCTACGAGGAGAGTGAAGTAAAGTACAGGCTGCGCATAGAGACCCTGGAGTCCAAGGTGCTGGAGACAGCTGCCCAGGCAGCTTCTGATCGAGAAAATCTCCGCAAGGAACTGAATTGTGTTAGTGCGGCTCATGAACAATGCGAagatgcagctgctgctcgCAAACGGGAGTTGGAGAAACTCAATAGTGAAGTCAAGATTAAGGCCGATCAGCTGCAAGCTGCTCTACGACGTTGTGGAGATCTCGAACTGCAGGTTCTAACACTAGAACGCGATTTGGAGCGCTTGAAGAACAGTGAAAATAGTTCGAAGCAGTATTCGGTGGACGAGATTGCCCAGCAGGTGGAAAAGGAATTGAACTACTCTGCCCAGCTGGACTCGAACATCCTCAAAGCCATTGAAAGCGAAGAGGAAAACAATCTGGACAAAAAGCTGCAGAAAGGCGTCCAAACGGAGGAGGAGACTTTGCCAGGTACTGGCAATGGCACCGACGACGAGAACTTCACCGGCGAGCGGGAACTACTAAATCAGTTGGAAGCCCTTCGTGCTCAATTGGCCGTGGAGCGTGAGCAATGCGATGCCATAAGCAAGGAGCTTCTGGGAGAGAAACAGCACTCGCAGGACATTCAAGAGCAGGATGTGATTATCATAGAAGCCATGCGGAAACGACTGGAGACTGCGCTTGATGCCGAAGACGAGCTCCACAAGCAGCTGGATCAGGAACGGGAACGCTGTGAGCGTCTTCAAACGCAGTTGACATCCCTGCAGCGAGCGGAAAGTAGAAGAAACAGTTCCCTGCTACTGAAATCACCGGGCGACTCGCCCAGAAAATCCCCACGAGCTGATTTCGAATCCGAGCTCGGAGATCGTCTGCGCAGTGAGATTAAGCTGCTGGTGGCTCAGAACGAGAGGGAACGGGAGAGATCTGCGGATGCCCAGCGAAGCAGTGAGCGGGAACGTCAGCGGTATGAAAATGAGCTCCAGGAGCGAGTGGCGTACTGTGAGCGCCTGAAACAGGAAATGGAGAAGTTATCCCGAGATAAGGAGTCCGCGGAAACAGAGCTGGAACACTTCAATGAACGCTTAACCCTGCAAGCCAGTGAGATCGAAAGTTTGGAGGCCAGATTAGTCACTCTCCAGGAGGCGGAAACACGAAGAGCCAACACACGCACCCGTCAGCATCAGGAGAACGTGAAACTCCAGGCCGAGATCCATGAACTCAAGTCAAAACTTTTGGCGGCCGAAGCAGCAAGGGATTGCCTAGAGCAAAAAGTCACTCAACTGCGTTTCGATGTGAGTCGCTCTGGTCAGAGGGAGGCCAAACTAGCAGAGGCGTTAGCCCAGGCCAATGATCGCTTGGCTCATAGTACCGATGACAATGTGCCGGCGCAGTTCCTGCAGAAGATGAAGGAGATCAACGCCCTGCTGGCGGAGAACACTGCGGAGAACCGGCAAATGGCCGAGACAGTCCAGTTCTTGGTGGGCGAGCGTATTGCCCTGCAGAAGAAATGCGAAGAGTTGGGTGGCGCTGGTAACACCAATGTCACCGAGCTGGAGGAGCGCTGCCGCCAGTTGATCGGTCGCTACTTACGAGTGGAGTCTCATCGCAAGGCGCTGGTCTACCAGAAGAGGTATTTGAAGCTCACTTTGGAGGGCTACCAGGCCAGTGAGCAGTTGGCCCTGCAGAATCTGAGAGGTGGTGCTCCGCAGCCTCCACAGCGAAACATCAAAAAGAAGTTTAA GACGGTAGCCCTGGCGATCATTGCCATCCAGCGAATCAAGTACATTGGACGAATCTGGCACACGGGAAAGCGGATTGTGAGCAAGTCAGTCTTCACAATAACTCAGCAGAG AAGTCCTGGACTGAACCTCAATGTGGCGCCTCCCCAATCGCCACTGCCTGGGCCCAACTCGAATCCACCCACCAATAACAACAACCTCATGGGCCGCCTTAGTTATGCGCCCCTCTCACCGCCGATGGTTAACTTCAGCACCGTGCAGCCCATAATGCTGCCTTCGGATTTCACCCTCCAGGCGCCAACAACATCGTTGCAGAGCACCATCGCCAACAACAATAGTGAAAACAATCTGCCATCACTGGCAAGATTGGACTGGCCCACGatgcaaaagccaaaaagggCGCATGCGCGGCATCATTAG